Proteins encoded by one window of Pseudonocardia sp. HH130629-09:
- a CDS encoding heme o synthase, with amino-acid sequence MTPPATTVVVPAAPTGRLARVRATVTAYLGLTKTRIIEQLLVVTVPAMFLAQRGVPSLLLIAATLVGGAMAAAAAHALNCVVDADIDQKMARTARRPLARGQVPTRNALVFGLVLAALSSVWLGLSTNWLAAVLSLAAIAFYVLVYTMLLKRRTSQNIVWGGAAGCMPVVIGWAAVTGTVEWPALVMFGVIFFWTPPHFWALAMRYREDYAAAGVPMLPVVAPAPAVSVRIVVYSWVMVAWSLLLLPVTSWVYLAVALLGGAYFVFRAHRLHHQVKEGREISPMPLFHLSNIYLCVLFAAIAVDAALGLPVLF; translated from the coding sequence GTGACGCCCCCCGCCACGACCGTGGTGGTCCCGGCGGCACCGACCGGGCGCCTCGCCCGCGTCCGCGCCACGGTGACGGCCTATCTGGGCCTCACCAAGACGCGGATCATCGAGCAGCTGCTCGTCGTCACCGTGCCCGCCATGTTCCTGGCCCAGCGCGGCGTGCCGTCGCTGCTGCTGATCGCGGCCACCCTGGTCGGCGGCGCGATGGCCGCCGCTGCGGCGCACGCGCTGAACTGCGTCGTCGACGCCGACATCGACCAGAAGATGGCGCGCACCGCCCGCCGTCCGCTGGCGCGGGGACAGGTCCCCACCCGCAACGCGCTGGTGTTCGGCCTGGTGCTGGCCGCTCTGAGCTCGGTGTGGCTCGGCCTGAGCACGAACTGGCTCGCCGCCGTGCTGTCGCTGGCCGCGATCGCGTTCTACGTGCTCGTCTACACGATGCTGCTCAAGCGGCGGACCTCGCAGAACATCGTGTGGGGCGGTGCCGCGGGCTGCATGCCGGTCGTGATCGGCTGGGCCGCGGTGACCGGCACCGTCGAGTGGCCCGCGCTGGTCATGTTCGGTGTGATCTTCTTCTGGACGCCGCCGCACTTCTGGGCACTGGCGATGCGCTACCGCGAGGACTACGCCGCCGCCGGGGTGCCGATGCTCCCGGTCGTCGCGCCCGCGCCCGCGGTGTCGGTGCGGATCGTGGTCTACAGCTGGGTGATGGTGGCCTGGAGCCTGCTCCTGCTGCCGGTGACGTCGTGGGTGTACCTCGCGGTGGCGCTGCTCGGCGGGGCCTACTTCGTGTTCCGTGCGCACCGGCTGCACCACCAGGTGAAGGAGGGCCGCGAGATCTCCCCGATGCCGCTGTTCCACCTGTCGAACATCTACCTGTGCGTGCTGTTCGCGGCGATCGCCGTCGACGCCGCGCTGGGGCTGCCGGTCCTGTTCTGA
- the tkt gene encoding transketolase produces the protein MSETATSPHAGDSAVAALTRAHVPDDWTDLDRRAVDTIRVLAADAVQKCGSGHPGTAMSLAPLAYTLFQRVMRHDPADPDWMGRDRFVLSAGHSSLTLYIQLYLAGYGLEREDLESLRTWGSLTPGHPEWGHTRGVEMTTGPLGQGLSSAVGMAIAARRERGLFDPDAPEGSSPFDHQIYVIASDGDIEEGVTSEASSLAGRQELGNLTVIYDANEISIEDDTNIAFNEDTAKRYEAYGWHVQVVEGGENVTGILAALEAAKAETGRPSIIVLKTVIGYPSPNKMNTGAAHGSALGDDEVREVKKVLGFDPDQDFEVDADVLAHTRAVGARSRAAQDTWQGTFDEWAQREPQRKQLLDRLLAKELPEGWADALPHFDTDEKGLATRKASGTVLGALAEVLPELWGGSADLAESNNTTMKGVDSFGPKSASTGMWTTSPYGRTLHFGVREHAMGAVLNGIALHGPTRAYGGTFLVFSDYMRPAVRLAALMKTNPIYVWTHDSIGLGEDGPTHQPIEQLAALRAIPGLSVVRPGDANETVYAWKAALERPSDGPIGFALTRQNVPTLPGTSAEGVARGGYVLSDASTGVPQVVIVATGSELHLAVEARKKLEADGVGTRVVSMPCVEWFDAQDEAYRESVLPSAVRARVSVEAGIAMPWRAVVGDAGRSVSIEHFGASADAATLFEKFGFTADTVADAARETLAATTA, from the coding sequence TTGTCCGAGACCGCTACGTCCCCCCACGCCGGGGACAGCGCCGTCGCCGCGCTCACCCGCGCGCACGTCCCCGACGACTGGACCGACCTCGACCGCAGGGCCGTGGACACCATCCGTGTGCTGGCCGCGGACGCGGTCCAGAAGTGCGGCAGCGGACACCCCGGCACCGCGATGAGCCTGGCCCCGCTGGCGTACACGCTGTTCCAGCGCGTCATGCGCCACGACCCGGCCGACCCGGACTGGATGGGCCGCGACCGGTTCGTGCTCTCCGCGGGCCACTCCAGCCTCACCCTCTACATCCAGCTCTACCTGGCCGGCTACGGCCTGGAGCGCGAGGACCTCGAGAGCCTCCGCACGTGGGGCTCGCTCACCCCGGGCCACCCGGAGTGGGGCCACACCCGCGGCGTCGAGATGACCACCGGCCCGCTGGGCCAGGGGCTGTCCTCGGCCGTCGGGATGGCGATCGCCGCCCGTCGCGAGCGCGGCCTGTTCGACCCGGACGCCCCCGAGGGGTCCTCGCCGTTCGACCACCAGATCTACGTGATCGCCTCCGACGGCGACATCGAGGAGGGCGTCACCTCCGAGGCGTCGTCGCTGGCCGGCCGCCAGGAGCTCGGCAACCTCACGGTGATCTACGACGCGAACGAGATCTCCATCGAGGACGACACCAACATCGCGTTCAACGAGGACACCGCGAAGCGGTACGAGGCCTACGGCTGGCACGTGCAGGTCGTCGAGGGCGGCGAGAACGTCACCGGCATCCTCGCCGCGCTCGAGGCCGCGAAGGCCGAGACCGGCCGTCCGTCGATCATCGTGCTCAAGACCGTGATCGGCTACCCGTCGCCGAACAAGATGAACACCGGTGCCGCGCACGGCTCGGCGCTCGGTGACGACGAGGTCCGCGAGGTCAAGAAGGTCCTCGGGTTCGACCCGGACCAGGACTTCGAGGTCGACGCCGACGTCCTCGCCCACACCCGGGCCGTCGGCGCGCGCTCCCGCGCCGCGCAGGACACCTGGCAGGGCACCTTCGACGAGTGGGCGCAGCGCGAGCCGCAGCGCAAGCAGCTGCTCGACCGGCTGCTCGCCAAGGAGCTCCCCGAGGGCTGGGCGGACGCGCTGCCGCACTTCGACACCGACGAGAAGGGCCTCGCGACCCGCAAGGCCTCCGGCACCGTGCTCGGCGCGCTGGCCGAGGTGCTGCCGGAGCTGTGGGGCGGCTCGGCCGACCTGGCGGAGTCGAACAACACCACGATGAAGGGCGTCGACTCGTTCGGCCCGAAGTCGGCCTCGACCGGCATGTGGACGACCTCCCCCTACGGCCGCACGCTGCACTTCGGTGTCCGCGAGCACGCGATGGGCGCGGTCCTCAACGGCATCGCCCTGCACGGCCCGACCCGCGCCTACGGCGGCACCTTCCTGGTGTTCTCCGACTACATGCGCCCGGCGGTCCGCCTCGCCGCCCTGATGAAGACCAACCCGATCTACGTGTGGACGCACGACTCGATCGGTCTGGGCGAGGACGGCCCGACCCACCAGCCGATCGAGCAACTGGCCGCGCTGCGCGCGATCCCGGGCCTGTCGGTGGTCCGCCCCGGTGACGCCAACGAGACCGTGTACGCCTGGAAGGCGGCGCTGGAGCGCCCGTCGGACGGGCCGATCGGGTTCGCGCTGACCCGCCAGAACGTGCCGACACTGCCGGGCACCTCCGCCGAGGGCGTCGCGCGCGGCGGCTACGTGCTGTCCGACGCCTCGACCGGCGTCCCGCAGGTCGTGATCGTCGCCACCGGCTCCGAGCTGCACCTCGCGGTCGAGGCGCGGAAGAAGCTGGAGGCCGACGGCGTCGGTACCCGTGTGGTGTCCATGCCGTGCGTCGAGTGGTTCGACGCCCAGGACGAGGCCTACCGCGAGTCGGTCCTGCCGTCCGCGGTGCGGGCCAGGGTCTCGGTCGAGGCCGGGATCGCGATGCCGTGGCGCGCCGTCGTGGGTGACGCCGGGCGCTCGGTGTCCATCGAGCACTTCGGTGCCAGCGCCGACGCCGCCACCCTGTTCGAGAAGTTCGGCTTCACCGCCGACACCGTCGCCGACGCCGCGCGGGAGACCCTCGCCGCGACGACGGCGTGA
- the tal gene encoding transaldolase: protein MSNDRLAALSAAGVSIWLDDLSRERLTSGSLAELIEDKHVVGVTTNPTIFAGALSDGAAYDAQVRELAARGADVDTAIREITVADVQQACDVFSGVFERTGGVDGRVSLEVDPRLAHDTEGTAAQASELSKAVDRPNLLVKIPATEEGLPAITRATAEGISVNVTLIFSVERYKLVMDAYLTGLEQALENGQDLSRIHSVGSFFVSRVDSEIDKRLEAIGGEQALGLRGKAAVANSRLAYAAYRDAFSGARWDALAAKGAHAQRPLWASTGVKNPDYPDTLYVSELVVDNTVNTMPEKTLLAFADHGEVNGDKVTDTAGASQQVFTDLEGQGIDLDDVFLTLENEGVEKFAKSWTELQDTVRGQLDSAK, encoded by the coding sequence GTGAGCAACGACCGACTGGCCGCACTCTCCGCGGCCGGAGTCTCCATCTGGCTCGACGACCTGTCCCGCGAACGGCTGACCTCGGGCAGCCTGGCCGAGCTCATCGAGGACAAGCACGTAGTCGGGGTCACCACCAACCCGACGATCTTCGCGGGCGCGCTGTCCGACGGCGCCGCCTACGACGCCCAGGTCCGCGAGCTCGCCGCCCGCGGCGCCGACGTCGACACCGCGATCCGCGAGATCACCGTCGCCGACGTGCAGCAGGCCTGCGACGTGTTCTCCGGCGTCTTCGAGCGCACCGGCGGCGTCGACGGCCGGGTCTCCCTGGAGGTGGACCCGCGGCTGGCGCACGACACCGAGGGCACCGCCGCCCAGGCGAGCGAGCTGTCCAAGGCCGTCGACCGGCCGAACCTGCTGGTGAAGATCCCGGCGACCGAGGAGGGCCTGCCGGCCATCACCCGGGCGACCGCCGAGGGCATCAGCGTGAACGTGACGCTGATCTTCTCCGTCGAGCGTTACAAGCTCGTGATGGACGCCTACCTGACCGGCCTGGAGCAGGCCCTGGAGAACGGACAGGACCTGTCCCGGATCCACTCGGTCGGCTCGTTCTTCGTGTCCCGTGTGGACTCCGAGATCGACAAGCGGCTCGAGGCGATCGGCGGCGAGCAGGCGCTCGGTCTGCGCGGGAAGGCGGCCGTCGCGAACTCGCGGCTGGCCTACGCCGCCTACCGCGACGCGTTCTCCGGCGCCCGCTGGGACGCCCTCGCCGCGAAGGGTGCGCACGCCCAGCGCCCGCTGTGGGCCTCGACCGGGGTGAAGAACCCCGACTACCCGGACACGCTGTACGTGTCCGAGCTGGTCGTGGACAACACCGTCAACACGATGCCCGAGAAGACCCTGCTGGCCTTCGCCGACCACGGCGAGGTGAACGGGGACAAGGTCACCGACACCGCCGGGGCGTCCCAGCAGGTCTTCACCGACCTGGAGGGCCAGGGCATCGACCTCGACGACGTGTTCCTCACCCTGGAGAACGAGGGCGTCGAGAAGTTCGCGAAGTCCTGGACCGAGCTGCAGGACACCGTCCGCGGCCAGCTCGACTCCGCGAAGTAG
- the zwf gene encoding glucose-6-phosphate dehydrogenase, with protein MPTANGGRTNPLRDPRDKRLPRIAGPCGLVIFGVTGDLSRKKLMPAIYDLANRGLLPPGFALTGFARRDWDNEDFGQVVYEAVREHARTPFRQEVWDHLAEGLRFVQGSFDDDAAFDELERTVRELDEKRGTGGNHAFYLSIPPGAFPVVCKQLARSGLSAQEDPDVWRRVVIEKPFGHDLTSAIELNAIVNDVFPEDSVFRIDHYLGKETVQNVLALRFANQLFEPIWNANYVDHVQITMAEDIGLGGRAGYYDGIGAARDVIQNHLLQLLAFTAMEEPTSFSSDELRAEKIKVLKAVKLAHPLDATTARGQYEGGWQGGEQVPGLKEEEGFNPESTTETFAAITCEVENRRWAGVPFYLRTGKRLGRRVTEIAVVFKRAPHLPFDATMTEELGQNALVIRVQPDEGVTMRFGSKVPGSQMEVRDVTMDFGYGNAFTEASPEAYERLILDVLLGEPSLFPVNEEVERSWEILDPVLEHWAADERGPDSYPAGSWGPVSAEEMLARTGRHWRRP; from the coding sequence ATGCCCACCGCGAACGGCGGACGGACCAACCCGCTGCGCGACCCCCGTGACAAGCGGCTCCCCCGGATCGCCGGCCCCTGCGGACTGGTGATCTTCGGAGTGACGGGGGACCTGTCACGCAAGAAGCTCATGCCCGCGATCTACGACCTCGCCAACCGAGGACTGCTGCCGCCGGGCTTCGCCCTGACCGGTTTCGCCCGGCGCGACTGGGACAACGAGGACTTCGGCCAGGTCGTCTACGAGGCCGTGCGCGAGCACGCCCGCACCCCGTTCCGGCAGGAGGTGTGGGACCACCTCGCCGAGGGCCTGCGGTTCGTCCAGGGCTCCTTCGACGACGACGCCGCCTTCGACGAGCTGGAGCGCACGGTGCGCGAGCTCGACGAGAAGCGCGGCACCGGCGGCAACCACGCGTTCTACCTGTCGATCCCGCCAGGCGCGTTCCCGGTGGTCTGCAAGCAGCTCGCCCGCTCCGGACTGTCCGCCCAGGAGGACCCGGACGTCTGGCGGCGGGTCGTCATCGAGAAGCCGTTCGGCCACGACCTGACCTCGGCCATCGAGCTCAACGCCATCGTCAACGACGTCTTCCCCGAGGACTCGGTGTTCCGCATCGACCACTACCTCGGCAAGGAGACCGTCCAGAACGTGCTGGCGCTGCGGTTCGCCAACCAGCTGTTCGAGCCGATCTGGAACGCCAACTACGTCGACCACGTCCAGATCACCATGGCCGAGGACATCGGCCTGGGCGGTCGCGCCGGCTACTACGACGGCATCGGCGCGGCCCGCGACGTCATCCAGAACCACCTGCTGCAGCTGCTCGCGTTCACCGCGATGGAGGAGCCGACGTCGTTCTCCTCCGACGAGCTGCGCGCGGAGAAGATCAAGGTCCTCAAGGCGGTCAAGCTCGCGCACCCGCTCGACGCCACCACCGCCCGCGGCCAGTACGAGGGCGGCTGGCAGGGCGGCGAGCAGGTGCCGGGACTGAAGGAGGAGGAGGGCTTCAACCCGGAGTCCACCACGGAGACCTTCGCCGCGATCACCTGCGAGGTCGAGAACCGCCGCTGGGCAGGGGTGCCGTTCTACCTGCGCACCGGCAAGCGCCTGGGCCGGCGCGTCACCGAGATCGCGGTGGTGTTCAAGCGTGCGCCGCACCTGCCGTTCGACGCGACGATGACCGAGGAGCTGGGGCAGAACGCCCTGGTCATCCGGGTGCAGCCGGACGAGGGCGTCACCATGCGGTTCGGGTCGAAGGTGCCGGGCAGCCAGATGGAGGTCCGCGACGTCACGATGGACTTCGGCTACGGCAACGCGTTCACCGAGGCGTCCCCGGAGGCCTACGAGCGCCTCATCCTCGACGTGCTGCTGGGCGAGCCGTCGCTGTTCCCGGTGAACGAGGAGGTCGAGCGGTCGTGGGAGATCCTGGACCCGGTGCTGGAGCACTGGGCCGCCGACGAGCGCGGCCCGGACTCCTACCCCGCGGGGTCCTGGGGTCCGGTGTCGGCCGAGGAGATGCTCGCCCGCACCGGACGCCACTGGAGGCGGCCGTGA
- the opcA gene encoding glucose-6-phosphate dehydrogenase assembly protein OpcA, translating into MIIDLPSSTTSAVNRKLVELRESGGVFALGRVLTLVVLTEDGPELERAVDAANTASREHPCRVIVLARGQRRASPRLDAQIRVGGDAGASEVILLRGYGALADVDAGAGMVMPLLLPDAPVVAWWPNEAPASPSEDAVGRLAQRRITDALSAKNPVKAFEARRKDYAPGDTDLTWTRLTQWRAQLAAALDVPPFEGITSALVAGEAVSPSTELIAGWLAASLGVKVKRSPSEKDNGLALVRLTRPSGDVELARPDGKTARLSQPGQPERLIALARRQVSDCLAEELRRLDPDEVYADALAGVSKVTRGRTPVKVRA; encoded by the coding sequence GTGATCATCGATCTCCCGTCGAGCACCACCTCGGCGGTCAACCGCAAGCTCGTCGAGCTCCGTGAGTCCGGCGGCGTGTTCGCGCTGGGCCGGGTGCTGACCCTGGTCGTGCTGACCGAGGACGGCCCGGAGCTCGAGCGGGCCGTGGACGCCGCGAACACGGCCAGCCGCGAGCACCCCTGCCGGGTGATCGTGCTGGCCCGCGGGCAGCGCCGGGCCTCGCCGCGGCTCGACGCCCAGATCCGGGTCGGCGGCGACGCCGGCGCCAGCGAGGTCATCCTGCTCCGCGGCTACGGCGCCCTGGCCGACGTGGACGCGGGCGCCGGGATGGTCATGCCGCTGCTGCTGCCCGACGCCCCGGTCGTCGCGTGGTGGCCGAACGAGGCGCCGGCCTCGCCGTCGGAGGACGCGGTGGGCCGCCTCGCGCAGCGCCGCATCACCGACGCGCTGTCGGCGAAGAACCCGGTGAAGGCCTTCGAGGCACGCCGCAAGGACTACGCGCCCGGCGACACCGACCTGACCTGGACCCGCCTCACCCAGTGGCGGGCCCAACTGGCCGCGGCGCTGGACGTGCCGCCGTTCGAGGGCATCACGTCGGCGCTCGTCGCCGGGGAGGCGGTGTCGCCGTCCACCGAGCTGATCGCGGGCTGGCTCGCCGCGAGCCTGGGCGTGAAGGTGAAGCGCTCGCCGTCGGAGAAGGACAACGGGCTCGCCCTGGTCCGGCTGACGCGCCCCTCCGGTGACGTCGAGCTGGCCCGACCGGACGGCAAGACCGCCCGGCTGAGCCAGCCCGGGCAGCCGGAGCGCCTCATCGCGCTGGCGCGTCGGCAGGTGTCGGACTGCCTCGCCGAGGAGCTGCGCAGGCTCGATCCGGACGAGGTGTACGCCGATGCCCTCGCCGGGGTGTCGAAGGTGACCCGCGGCCGCACCCCGGTGAAGGTGCGCGCGTGA
- the pgl gene encoding 6-phosphogluconolactonase produces MSAASQVRVVVHPDKDTLAAATAARLVTALVDLQAAGTVPRLVLTGGGVGIQLLRDVAASPARDAVDWARVELFWGDERFVPADDAERNDRQAREALLDALPLDPARVHPMPAAAPGGGTRDDALAAAADYARLLDDLAGPDDDGIPAFDVTLVGMGEEGHTLSVFPDSPAVHEQAATVVAVFDCPKPPPTRISLTLAAARRSREVWVVAAGSGKAPAVAGALTGTPETELPVGGARGTVTTRWLLDTEAAAELPDGFVARVS; encoded by the coding sequence GTGAGCGCCGCGTCGCAGGTCCGGGTCGTGGTGCACCCGGACAAGGACACCCTCGCCGCGGCTACCGCGGCCCGGCTGGTCACCGCGCTGGTGGACCTGCAGGCCGCGGGCACCGTGCCGCGGCTGGTGCTCACCGGCGGCGGGGTCGGGATCCAGCTGCTGCGCGACGTCGCCGCCTCCCCGGCGCGCGACGCCGTCGACTGGGCCCGGGTGGAGCTGTTCTGGGGCGACGAGCGCTTCGTCCCCGCCGACGACGCCGAGCGAAACGACCGCCAGGCCCGCGAGGCGCTGCTCGACGCGCTCCCGCTGGACCCGGCCCGGGTGCACCCGATGCCCGCGGCCGCGCCCGGCGGCGGCACCCGCGACGACGCGCTGGCCGCCGCGGCCGACTACGCGCGGCTGCTCGACGACCTGGCGGGCCCCGACGACGACGGCATCCCGGCGTTCGACGTGACCCTGGTCGGGATGGGCGAGGAGGGCCACACCCTGTCGGTGTTCCCCGACTCCCCCGCCGTGCACGAGCAGGCGGCGACGGTCGTCGCGGTGTTCGACTGCCCGAAGCCGCCGCCGACCCGGATCTCGCTGACCCTGGCCGCGGCGCGCCGCTCCCGCGAGGTGTGGGTGGTCGCCGCCGGGTCGGGCAAGGCACCGGCCGTCGCGGGTGCGCTCACCGGCACACCGGAGACCGAGCTGCCGGTCGGCGGGGCCCGCGGCACCGTCACGACCCGCTGGCTGCTCGACACCGAGGCGGCCGCGGAGCTGCCCGACGGGTTCGTCGCCCGGGTGTCCTGA
- the purT gene encoding formate-dependent phosphoribosylglycinamide formyltransferase has protein sequence MRIGTPLGPDPTRVLLLGSGELGKEVAIAFQRLGVEVVAVDRYPHAPAHQVAHRWHAIDMTDPVTLATLIEQEAPDLVIPEIEAIATGALLEIEAAGTTVVPTARAAKLTMDREGIRRLAAEELSLPTSPYVFADTLDEVRDAVATVGLPCVLKPVMSSSGKGQSVLQSADDAEAAWEHARTDARVSNPRVIVEGFVEFDYEITQLTVRHAGGTAFCEPIGHRQESGDYVESWQPQPMSDAALAAARDVSARITEALGGWGLFGVELFVREGRDGSGDTVLFSEVSPRPHDTGLVTLATQRLSEFELHARSVLGLPVDTALRSPGASAVVYGGKDMDAPAYEGVAEALAVEGADLRLFGKPTATERRRMGVAVAHADDVDTARERATRAAGHVRPVPRA, from the coding sequence ATGCGTATCGGCACCCCGCTCGGCCCGGATCCCACCCGCGTGCTGCTGCTCGGCTCGGGTGAGCTGGGCAAGGAGGTCGCGATCGCGTTCCAACGCCTGGGCGTGGAGGTCGTCGCCGTCGACCGCTACCCGCACGCACCCGCGCACCAGGTGGCGCACCGCTGGCACGCGATCGACATGACCGACCCGGTGACGCTGGCGACGCTCATCGAGCAGGAGGCGCCCGATCTCGTCATCCCCGAGATCGAGGCCATCGCCACCGGCGCGCTGCTGGAGATCGAGGCGGCCGGGACGACCGTGGTGCCGACGGCACGGGCCGCGAAGCTGACCATGGACCGCGAGGGCATCCGGCGCCTCGCCGCCGAGGAGCTGAGTCTGCCCACCTCCCCCTACGTCTTCGCCGACACCCTCGACGAGGTCCGCGACGCCGTCGCCACGGTCGGGCTGCCGTGCGTACTCAAGCCGGTGATGTCGTCGTCGGGCAAGGGGCAGTCGGTCCTGCAGAGCGCCGACGACGCCGAGGCCGCCTGGGAGCACGCCCGCACCGACGCCCGGGTCTCGAACCCGCGGGTGATCGTCGAGGGCTTCGTCGAGTTCGACTACGAGATCACCCAGCTCACCGTCCGGCACGCCGGCGGCACCGCGTTCTGCGAGCCGATCGGGCACCGTCAGGAGTCCGGCGACTACGTCGAGTCCTGGCAGCCCCAGCCCATGTCCGACGCCGCGCTGGCCGCCGCCCGCGACGTCTCCGCCCGGATCACCGAGGCGCTCGGTGGGTGGGGGCTGTTCGGGGTGGAGCTGTTCGTCCGGGAGGGCCGGGACGGGAGCGGGGACACCGTGCTGTTCTCCGAGGTCAGCCCGCGCCCGCACGACACCGGCCTGGTCACACTGGCGACCCAGCGGCTCTCCGAGTTCGAGCTGCACGCCCGCTCCGTACTGGGCCTGCCGGTGGACACCGCGCTGCGCTCCCCCGGTGCGTCGGCGGTGGTCTACGGCGGCAAGGACATGGACGCCCCTGCCTACGAGGGCGTCGCCGAGGCGCTCGCGGTCGAGGGCGCGGACCTGCGGCTGTTCGGCAAGCCCACCGCGACCGAGCGGCGCCGGATGGGCGTCGCGGTCGCCCACGCCGACGACGTCGACACCGCCCGGGAGCGCGCGACCCGCGCCGCCGGTCACGTCCGGCCGGTGCCCCGGGCCTGA
- a CDS encoding P-II family nitrogen regulator has product MKLVTAIVKPFALEDVRAALERLGVLGLTVGEVRGHGRQKGHTEIYRGAEYSVDYVPKVRIETVVDDDLVDKVVDAVAEAARTGKIGDGKIWVQPVETIVRVRTGERGSDAV; this is encoded by the coding sequence ATGAAGCTCGTGACCGCCATCGTCAAGCCGTTCGCGCTGGAGGACGTCCGCGCCGCGCTCGAACGCCTCGGCGTGCTCGGGCTGACCGTCGGGGAGGTCCGCGGCCACGGCAGACAGAAGGGGCACACCGAGATCTACCGCGGCGCGGAGTACTCGGTGGACTACGTGCCCAAGGTGCGCATCGAGACCGTCGTCGACGACGACCTCGTCGACAAGGTCGTCGACGCCGTCGCCGAGGCGGCGCGCACGGGCAAGATCGGCGACGGGAAGATCTGGGTGCAGCCGGTCGAGACCATCGTGCGGGTCCGCACGGGCGAACGCGGCAGCGACGCCGTCTGA
- a CDS encoding ammonium transporter has product MNAGDTAWVLVSAALVMLMTPGLAFFYGGMTRSKSVLNMLMMSTICLAVVSVLWALYGYSWAFGNDVGGGLLGGGEFAGLANTVGAMVGVGSDSAPWPGPDALPALAFVMFQLMFAVITPALISGAVADRTKFWGWTAFVVLWVTIVYYPVAHWVFAFDGFTGPDNVGGWIANTLKAEDFAGGTAVHINAGAAALALAIVLGKRRGWPREPMRPHNLPFVLLGMALLWFGWFGFNAGSALAAGDLAATVFTNTMLATATALIGWLLVEQFRDGRPTTLGAASGAVAGLVAITPACGFVRPVGALAIGLIAGAVCALAVGLKFRFGLDDSLDVVGVHLVGGIVGTLLIGFFGDNSVNSAAAGDNGLFYGGGLVQLGRQALAAGAVLLYSFVVALVLGYLIKVTIGFRIDEENEATGIDETEHAETAYDFSSLGTRALAGASRPATPATREPVGETR; this is encoded by the coding sequence GTGAATGCGGGAGACACCGCGTGGGTGCTGGTCAGCGCCGCGCTGGTGATGTTGATGACGCCGGGACTGGCGTTCTTCTACGGCGGGATGACCCGCAGCAAGTCCGTGCTCAACATGCTGATGATGAGCACCATCTGTCTGGCCGTGGTCAGCGTCCTGTGGGCGCTGTACGGCTACAGCTGGGCCTTCGGCAACGACGTGGGCGGCGGCCTCCTCGGCGGCGGCGAGTTCGCCGGGCTGGCGAACACCGTCGGCGCGATGGTCGGCGTCGGCAGCGACTCGGCCCCGTGGCCGGGGCCCGACGCCCTGCCCGCGCTGGCGTTCGTGATGTTCCAGCTCATGTTCGCGGTCATCACCCCGGCCCTGATCTCCGGCGCCGTCGCGGACCGCACGAAGTTCTGGGGCTGGACCGCCTTCGTCGTGCTCTGGGTGACCATCGTGTACTACCCGGTCGCACACTGGGTTTTCGCCTTCGACGGGTTCACCGGCCCGGACAACGTCGGCGGCTGGATCGCCAACACCCTCAAGGCCGAGGACTTCGCCGGCGGCACCGCGGTGCACATCAACGCCGGTGCCGCGGCGCTCGCGCTGGCGATCGTGCTCGGCAAGCGGCGCGGCTGGCCGCGCGAGCCGATGCGCCCGCACAACCTGCCCTTCGTGCTGCTGGGCATGGCGCTGCTGTGGTTCGGGTGGTTCGGCTTCAACGCCGGTTCCGCGCTCGCCGCCGGTGACCTCGCCGCGACGGTGTTCACCAACACCATGCTCGCCACCGCGACCGCGCTGATCGGGTGGCTGCTCGTGGAGCAGTTCCGTGACGGGCGTCCCACCACCCTCGGTGCGGCCTCGGGTGCCGTCGCCGGGCTGGTCGCGATCACCCCGGCCTGCGGGTTCGTGCGGCCGGTCGGGGCGCTGGCCATCGGGCTCATCGCCGGTGCGGTGTGCGCGCTGGCCGTCGGGCTGAAGTTCCGGTTCGGCCTCGACGACTCCCTCGACGTCGTCGGCGTCCACCTCGTCGGCGGCATCGTGGGCACCCTGCTCATCGGCTTCTTCGGCGACAACAGCGTCAACTCCGCCGCCGCCGGCGACAACGGCCTGTTCTACGGCGGTGGATTGGTCCAGTTGGGCCGTCAGGCACTCGCCGCGGGCGCGGTGCTGCTGTACTCCTTCGTCGTCGCGCTGGTCCTCGGTTACCTGATCAAGGTGACCATCGGGTTCCGCATCGACGAGGAGAACGAGGCCACCGGCATCGACGAGACCGAGCACGCCGAGACCGCCTACGACTTCTCGTCGCTGGGCACCCGCGCGCTCGCCGGGGCCTCGCGCCCCGCGACGCCGGCCACCCGCGAGCCCGTGGGGGAGACCCGATGA